A single Bacillus sp. HMF5848 DNA region contains:
- the lepB gene encoding signal peptidase I, producing the protein MRNTSFIKETLGWVKALLIGFTLAIVISAFVVQPYVVNGSSMEPTLEGTDPTNTDKQGDLVLVYKSAYVISDMPDYNDIVVVDKRINRKRTIKDSFLESPIINKIVNGTNNQDLWVKRVIGKSGDKLEYIDGKVYRNGEELDEAYIKEDMEISFTSVTVPDGHVFVMGDNRNRSLDSRVIGPVPLDNLVGKILVRFYPLNKVSPMNN; encoded by the coding sequence ATGAGAAATACTTCATTTATAAAGGAAACACTAGGTTGGGTTAAAGCACTATTAATTGGATTTACACTTGCAATTGTTATTAGTGCGTTTGTTGTACAGCCCTATGTAGTAAATGGTAGTTCAATGGAACCTACACTAGAAGGAACAGATCCTACTAATACTGATAAACAAGGTGATCTTGTATTAGTTTACAAGAGTGCGTATGTCATAAGTGATATGCCTGATTATAATGATATTGTAGTTGTAGATAAGCGTATCAATCGAAAACGAACGATCAAGGATTCATTTCTAGAGAGTCCTATTATAAATAAAATTGTAAATGGCACAAACAACCAAGATTTATGGGTGAAAAGAGTGATTGGTAAATCAGGTGATAAGCTTGAGTATATAGATGGAAAAGTGTATCGTAATGGAGAAGAGCTTGATGAAGCTTACATTAAAGAGGACATGGAAATATCATTTACTTCGGTGACTGTCCCAGATGGACATGTATTTGTGATGGGAGATAATCGTAATCGTAGTTTAGATAGTCGAGTAATTGGCCCGGTACCACTTGATAATTTAGTAGGGAAAATATTAGTCCGATTTTATCCTTTAAATAAAGTAAGTCCTATGAATAATTAA
- a CDS encoding YpuI family protein, whose translation MANALVKTQIEQVQTFLKSTVTSLNTFLNNTTINDMRTEQNDESQYYEQILSSVRRLSVFCEEGLDACAVVVQNEPFSKPAAERTLYRIYHQCVQEFFSPKSDLWYEDSRSAYTGHNSIKFRQSIPNSFAKLISSLEGEFQTIREELEYYETDYRTKMVQSQ comes from the coding sequence ATGGCTAACGCACTTGTTAAAACACAAATAGAGCAAGTTCAAACATTCTTAAAGTCTACAGTCACATCTCTTAATACATTTTTAAATAATACGACTATTAATGACATGAGAACAGAACAAAATGATGAGTCGCAGTATTATGAACAGATACTATCAAGTGTTCGTAGGTTATCAGTATTTTGTGAAGAAGGACTCGATGCTTGTGCTGTTGTAGTTCAAAATGAGCCTTTTTCAAAGCCAGCTGCGGAAAGAACGTTATATCGCATTTATCATCAATGTGTCCAAGAATTCTTTTCACCTAAATCAGATCTTTGGTATGAGGATAGTCGGTCAGCTTATACAGGGCACAATTCTATTAAATTTCGCCAATCGATACCTAATTCATTTGCAAAGCTTATTAGTTCATTAGAAGGAGAGTTTCAAACGATTCGTGAAGAACTAGAATACTATGAAACTGATTACCGAACAAAAATGGTACAGTCTCAATAA